From Xylanivirga thermophila, one genomic window encodes:
- a CDS encoding DUF5362 family protein, producing MVDKERLNALSKWGGFVGVMTIISGIISALIGVFAFVVGAIPGIITIILGVKLINARAQADALISANIEGEQNLNVLFDHLNGYFKIQGILIIVSLVLLVISIIVAFATGFNFFDSLTTPL from the coding sequence ATGGTAGATAAGGAACGATTGAATGCTTTGAGTAAGTGGGGTGGCTTTGTAGGTGTTATGACCATAATAAGCGGTATAATATCTGCCCTTATAGGTGTTTTTGCATTTGTAGTAGGTGCAATACCCGGTATCATAACTATTATTCTTGGTGTAAAACTGATAAATGCCAGGGCCCAGGCAGATGCCCTGATTTCTGCAAATATTGAGGGGGAGCAAAATTTAAATGTTTTGTTTGATCATCTAAATGGTTATTTCAAGATACAAGGTATCCTTATAATCGTATCCCTTGTGTTATTGGTTATAAGCATTATAGTCGCTTTTGCAACTGGATTTAATTTTTTTGATTCTTTGACTACTCCGCTTTAA
- a CDS encoding FeoA family protein, with translation MNNLIPLNMLPIGTTGRVKMLLSDGKTRRRMLDLGLIQGTKVEALRQSPSGDPTAYNIRGAVIALRSDEASKIFVENMQII, from the coding sequence ATGAATAACTTAATACCTTTAAATATGTTGCCCATTGGCACTACAGGAAGGGTAAAGATGCTTTTATCAGATGGAAAGACCAGACGGCGCATGCTGGATCTAGGACTTATACAAGGTACAAAAGTAGAAGCTTTAAGACAAAGTCCCTCAGGTGATCCTACAGCCTACAATATAAGGGGTGCCGTAATTGCCTTAAGATCGGATGAAGCTTCTAAAATATTTGTAGAAAATATGCAAATTATTTAA
- a CDS encoding metal-dependent transcriptional regulator, with amino-acid sequence MVNNDEFYTVRGYEILKQEKEVLTSSMEDYLEMIYRYYEKEGYIRINILADLLNVQASSATKVVQKLSSVGLVDYQKYGAVKLTERGEEIGSFLLKRHKAIEIFLKNLGVEENILMDTEMIEHGISVETLNSILLFNQFFDQHPEIVDLYYEFRKKNNIPLSGDAFIL; translated from the coding sequence ATGGTGAATAACGATGAATTTTATACAGTTAGGGGTTATGAGATATTAAAACAGGAAAAAGAAGTATTGACATCTAGCATGGAAGACTACCTTGAGATGATATATAGATATTATGAAAAGGAAGGATATATAAGAATAAACATTTTGGCAGATCTTTTAAATGTTCAGGCATCATCTGCAACGAAGGTAGTACAAAAATTGTCATCTGTAGGTTTAGTGGATTATCAAAAATATGGTGCGGTGAAATTGACTGAACGGGGTGAAGAGATAGGATCCTTTCTTCTTAAAAGACACAAGGCAATAGAGATTTTTCTAAAAAATCTGGGGGTAGAAGAGAACATACTTATGGATACGGAAATGATAGAGCATGGTATAAGTGTGGAAACCCTAAACAGTATCTTATTATTTAATCAATTTTTCGATCAGCATCCGGAAATAGTTGATCTATATTATGAGTTTAGAAAAAAGAATAATATTCCTCTATCTGGAGATGCTTTTATTTTATAG
- the feoB gene encoding ferrous iron transport protein B, which translates to MGLTNKSTGIGLLIDETNKNDFTTWEGTIVALAGNPNTGKSTVFNSLTGLKQHTGNWPGKTVSNAKGEYEYNGEKFLLVDLPGTYSLSANSVEEEVARDFICFENPKATIVVADATCLERNLNLVLQITEITNNVILCVNLMDEARRKKIDIDIEMLSNILGIPVVGTSARDGIGLDKLMDKVQKVSNGSIRPRPYRIDYPKEIEDAISLIESSISTSITDKINARWFALRLIEDFHNFMPHFMQYMDISKDEVKIIEEKVEMVWDDLAKFNLTPNNIRDEIVGSIVMVAEETANQVVSIKDEGYKDIDKKIDDILTSKKFGIPIMIGMLAIIFWITIEGANYPSEMLAKLLFGIEDKLSTFFINIGSPKWLHDIIVLGMYRTLAWVISVMLPPMAIFFPLFTFLEDLGYLPRIAFNLDNFFKKACAHGKQALTMCMGFGCNAAGIVACRIIDSPRERLIATITNNFVPCNGRFPILIAMSSIFIGGMAASRAMSSLIATITIMCIIILGVIITLLISKILSKTILKGLPSSFTLELPPYRKPQIGRILVRSILDRTLFVLGRAVAVAAPAGIIIWIMANVNIGNANILDHCANFLNPLGHLMGMDGYILMAFILGLPANEIVIPIIIMSYMSSGYMMELESLDALRNLLVANGWTWLTAVCVMLFSLMHFPCGTTLWTIKKETGSRKWTFVSFLVPTVTGMAICIVVAQLFRLLGIA; encoded by the coding sequence ATGGGATTGACTAATAAATCTACCGGTATCGGACTCTTAATAGATGAGACCAATAAAAATGATTTTACTACATGGGAGGGAACTATAGTAGCTCTAGCCGGTAATCCTAATACGGGTAAAAGCACTGTATTTAATAGCCTAACAGGTCTCAAACAACATACGGGTAACTGGCCCGGCAAGACTGTAAGCAATGCAAAGGGAGAATATGAATACAATGGAGAAAAATTTTTACTGGTAGATCTGCCAGGCACATATTCCCTATCTGCAAATTCGGTGGAGGAAGAAGTAGCTAGAGATTTTATATGCTTTGAAAATCCAAAGGCTACAATAGTAGTAGCAGATGCCACATGTTTAGAACGAAATCTAAACCTTGTACTCCAAATAACGGAAATCACCAATAACGTAATATTATGTGTAAACCTAATGGATGAGGCCAGACGTAAGAAAATAGACATTGACATAGAAATGTTATCTAATATCCTAGGTATACCTGTGGTGGGCACCAGCGCCAGAGATGGCATAGGCCTTGATAAGCTTATGGATAAGGTTCAAAAGGTATCAAATGGCAGTATAAGACCAAGACCTTATAGAATAGACTATCCTAAAGAAATAGAAGATGCCATCTCATTGATTGAATCGTCAATATCAACTAGCATAACAGACAAAATAAATGCACGATGGTTCGCCCTTAGGCTAATAGAGGATTTCCATAATTTCATGCCCCATTTCATGCAGTATATGGATATATCTAAAGACGAAGTGAAAATTATAGAAGAAAAGGTAGAAATGGTATGGGATGACCTAGCAAAGTTTAATCTAACCCCTAACAATATAAGGGATGAAATAGTGGGCAGCATAGTCATGGTAGCAGAAGAAACAGCAAATCAAGTAGTAAGTATAAAGGATGAGGGGTACAAGGATATAGATAAAAAGATAGATGACATATTAACTTCCAAAAAATTTGGTATACCAATAATGATAGGAATGCTGGCAATTATATTTTGGATTACTATAGAAGGAGCAAATTATCCTTCTGAAATGCTTGCAAAACTATTATTCGGCATCGAAGATAAGTTGTCAACTTTTTTTATAAACATAGGCTCCCCCAAATGGCTGCATGATATTATAGTACTTGGAATGTATCGTACATTGGCATGGGTGATATCGGTAATGCTCCCGCCCATGGCCATATTCTTTCCTTTGTTCACATTCCTAGAAGACCTTGGGTACCTTCCTAGAATAGCATTTAACCTAGATAATTTCTTCAAAAAGGCATGTGCCCACGGTAAGCAGGCCCTTACTATGTGCATGGGATTTGGATGCAATGCAGCAGGCATAGTGGCATGTCGTATTATAGACTCACCTAGGGAGCGGCTTATAGCCACAATAACCAATAATTTTGTACCATGTAATGGCCGATTTCCCATATTGATTGCCATGTCCAGCATATTTATAGGTGGCATGGCAGCTTCACGGGCAATGAGTTCTTTAATCGCAACCATTACAATAATGTGCATAATAATACTTGGAGTAATCATTACACTCTTGATATCAAAGATACTATCAAAGACCATATTGAAGGGATTACCCTCTTCATTTACGTTGGAACTCCCGCCATATCGTAAACCTCAAATAGGCAGGATATTAGTGCGTTCCATATTGGATAGAACTCTTTTTGTGCTAGGGCGTGCAGTAGCAGTAGCTGCCCCTGCAGGGATTATAATATGGATAATGGCCAATGTAAATATAGGAAATGCCAATATTTTAGATCATTGCGCAAACTTTTTAAATCCACTCGGCCATTTGATGGGCATGGATGGCTATATACTTATGGCATTTATACTTGGGCTCCCGGCAAATGAAATAGTAATACCCATCATTATAATGAGCTATATGTCAAGCGGATATATGATGGAACTTGAGTCTTTGGATGCCCTTAGAAACTTGTTAGTGGCAAACGGTTGGACCTGGCTTACTGCCGTATGTGTAATGCTCTTCTCACTTATGCACTTTCCGTGTGGCACAACCCTTTGGACTATAAAAAAAGAAACTGGCAGTCGTAAATGGACCTTTGTATCATTTCTGGTACCTACTGTTACAGGCATGGCAATATGTATAGTCGTAGCACAACTTTTCAGACTGCTTGGAATTGCTTAA